The following are encoded together in the Bradyrhizobium sp. CCGUVB1N3 genome:
- a CDS encoding class III extradiol ring-cleavage dioxygenase → MTRFPTFFLSHGGGPWPFMDDRRVQYAKTAQEFSRLPQRLPSRPKAVLVITGHWETEQFTVSTSAHPPMVYDYYGFPEHTYHLKYPAPGEPALAARVKELLGRADVDCREDANQGFDHGTFVPLGLMYPNADMPIVLLSLKSTYDPAEHIKVGQALAALRDEGVLIVGSGLTYHNMRGFGRAESKPVSYEFEAYLNEAIGQPDAARRNAMLIDWQNAPSARLAHPREDHLLPLMVAAGAAASDAGHRLFVDEVASVAMASYEFGG, encoded by the coding sequence ATGACCCGATTTCCGACCTTCTTCCTGTCGCATGGCGGCGGACCCTGGCCGTTCATGGACGACAGGCGGGTGCAATATGCCAAGACCGCGCAGGAGTTCAGCCGGCTCCCGCAACGGCTGCCGTCACGGCCGAAGGCGGTGCTCGTCATCACCGGTCATTGGGAGACGGAGCAGTTCACGGTCTCGACCTCGGCGCATCCGCCGATGGTCTACGACTACTATGGTTTCCCCGAGCATACCTATCACCTCAAATATCCGGCGCCGGGCGAACCGGCCCTGGCCGCGCGGGTGAAGGAGCTTCTGGGTCGCGCTGACGTCGATTGCCGCGAGGACGCCAATCAGGGCTTCGATCACGGCACCTTCGTGCCGCTCGGCCTGATGTATCCGAACGCCGATATGCCGATCGTGCTGTTGTCGCTGAAATCGACCTACGATCCGGCCGAGCATATCAAGGTGGGCCAGGCGTTGGCCGCACTCCGCGATGAGGGCGTTCTGATCGTCGGCAGCGGTCTCACCTACCACAACATGCGCGGCTTCGGACGCGCGGAATCGAAGCCCGTGTCGTACGAGTTCGAGGCCTATCTGAATGAGGCGATCGGCCAGCCGGACGCTGCGCGGCGCAATGCCATGCTGATCGACTGGCAGAACGCGCCGAGCGCGCGGCTTGCGCATCCGCGTGAGGACCATCTGTTGCCGCTGATGGTTGCCGCCGGTGCGGCTGCGAGCGACGCGGGGCACCGTCTGTTCGTCGACGAGGTCGCGAGCGTCGCGATGGCGTCGTACGAGTTCGGCGGCTGA
- a CDS encoding IS5 family transposase, translated as MSIPREPYPSDVSDDEWALVAPYLTLLPEDSSQRTHALREVFNGLRYIVKTGAPWRWMPNDLPPWEIVYQQAQRWLRAGCFEALAEDLRVILRLAAGRPAQPTAAIIDSRTLRSTPESGARGAYDGAKRKKGSKLHLAVDTLGHLLALHVTPANSDDRAEIGRIAKAIQAETGQSVEVAFVDQGYTGDKPATAAAEHGIALEVIKLSEAKRGFVLLPRRWVVERSFAWATRFRRLVKDYERCAQTLADLHLIAFACIMLKNVAKLAAGS; from the coding sequence ATGTCGATTCCCCGCGAGCCTTATCCTTCTGACGTTTCCGATGATGAGTGGGCGCTTGTTGCGCCCTATCTGACACTTTTGCCTGAGGACTCCTCGCAGCGGACGCACGCGCTTCGCGAGGTTTTCAACGGCCTGCGCTACATCGTGAAGACCGGCGCGCCCTGGCGCTGGATGCCGAACGATTTGCCACCGTGGGAGATCGTTTATCAACAGGCGCAGCGGTGGTTGCGCGCGGGTTGTTTTGAGGCCCTGGCCGAGGATCTGCGCGTCATCCTGCGCCTTGCGGCTGGACGACCTGCGCAGCCGACCGCCGCCATCATCGACAGTCGAACTCTGCGCTCGACACCCGAGAGTGGCGCCCGCGGCGCCTACGACGGAGCCAAACGCAAGAAAGGGTCGAAGCTACATCTGGCCGTCGATACGCTCGGCCATCTTCTGGCGCTACATGTCACGCCCGCCAACAGCGACGATCGCGCCGAGATTGGCCGGATCGCCAAGGCGATTCAGGCAGAGACTGGCCAGAGCGTTGAAGTCGCCTTCGTTGACCAAGGCTACACAGGCGACAAGCCTGCAACGGCGGCTGCAGAACACGGGATTGCCCTCGAGGTCATCAAGCTGTCGGAGGCCAAACGAGGCTTCGTGCTGCTCCCAAGGCGATGGGTCGTCGAACGATCCTTCGCGTGGGCCACACGCTTCCGAAGACTTGTCAAAGACTACGAGCGATGTGCTCAGACCCTCGCCGACCTTCACCTCATCGCCTTCGCATGCATCATGCTCAAAAACGTCGCTAAACTCGCTGCTGGTTCATAA
- a CDS encoding IS3 family transposase (programmed frameshift), with product MTKRSRRTHSPAFKAKVALAAVKGEKTLAELAQLFDVHPNQITTWKTQLLEGAAGVFGQDNGPAEAPVDLKALHAKIGELALENGFFVRRAHQGGPAERKAMIDRDHDLSVVRQAKVLNLARSTVYYEPRPVSAEDLVLMRRLDELHLDYPFAGARMLRSLLQREGMQIGRRHVATLMKRMGIEAIYRRPNTSKPAPGHKIYPYLLRGLKIERPNQVWAMDISYIPMRRGFVYLAAVVDVFSRRVLVHRVSITMETIFCVEALQEALAKHGRPEIFNTDQGSQFTSLDFTGVLLDANIAISMDGKGAWRDNVFVERLWRTVKYEEVYLRAYDSVLEARASISKYLAFYNRGRPHSSLDERTPDEAYFGAQTMVTAA from the exons ATGACGAAGAGGAGTCGCCGGACGCATTCTCCGGCATTCAAGGCAAAGGTGGCTTTGGCGGCCGTGAAGGGGGAGAAGACGTTGGCCGAGCTGGCGCAATTGTTTGATGTCCATCCGAACCAGATCACGACCTGGAAGACCCAACTCCTGGAAGGCGCCGCCGGAGTGTTTGGGCAGGACAACGGACCGGCCGAGGCGCCGGTCGATTTGAAGGCGTTACATGCCAAGATCGGCGAGCTTGCGTTGGAGAACG GATTTTTTGTCCGGCGCGCTCACCAAGGCGGGCCTGCTGAGCGCAAAGCGATGATCGACCGCGACCATGATCTGTCTGTCGTGCGCCAGGCGAAGGTCCTGAACCTTGCCCGCAGTACGGTTTACTATGAACCTCGGCCGGTTTCGGCCGAGGACCTTGTCTTGATGCGCCGGCTCGATGAGCTGCACCTCGATTATCCCTTCGCAGGGGCGCGCATGCTGCGATCGCTGTTGCAGCGTGAGGGCATGCAGATTGGCCGCCGCCACGTCGCGACGCTGATGAAGCGCATGGGGATCGAGGCGATCTATCGCCGTCCGAACACGAGCAAGCCCGCACCGGGCCACAAGATCTACCCGTACCTATTGCGCGGATTGAAGATCGAGCGGCCGAACCAGGTCTGGGCAATGGACATCAGCTACATTCCGATGCGACGTGGATTCGTCTACCTCGCGGCGGTCGTCGATGTGTTCAGCCGACGGGTGTTGGTCCATCGCGTATCGATCACGATGGAGACGATATTCTGCGTCGAAGCGCTCCAGGAGGCGTTGGCGAAGCACGGCAGGCCCGAGATCTTCAACACGGATCAGGGTAGCCAGTTCACCAGCCTCGACTTCACCGGCGTGCTGCTGGACGCGAACATCGCCATCAGCATGGACGGCAAGGGTGCCTGGCGCGACAACGTGTTCGTCGAGCGGCTGTGGCGCACTGTCAAATACGAGGAAGTCTATCTGCGTGCTTACGACAGCGTGCTCGAGGCGCGAGCATCGATTTCCAAATATCTGGCGTTCTACAACCGAGGACGTCCTCACTCGAGCCTTGACGAACGCACGCCCGACGAGGCTTACTTCGGCGCGCAAACGATGGTGACGGCCGCATGA
- a CDS encoding SemiSWEET transporter, whose translation MEPLVIKLLGFAAATCTTLAYAPQFIKVWKTRSTVDISLGMFLVLILGLVLWLIYGLLSGDAPLVAANAITIVIAGGILVMKLKYG comes from the coding sequence ATGGAACCGCTCGTCATCAAGCTGCTCGGGTTCGCTGCGGCAACCTGCACGACCCTCGCCTACGCCCCGCAATTCATCAAGGTCTGGAAGACCCGCTCCACCGTGGACATCTCGCTCGGTATGTTTCTCGTGCTGATTCTGGGCCTTGTGCTCTGGCTGATCTACGGCCTGCTCTCCGGCGACGCGCCGCTGGTCGCAGCCAACGCGATCACCATCGTGATCGCCGGCGGCATCCTCGTCATGAAGCTGAAATACGGGTGA
- the glgA gene encoding glycogen synthase GlgA: protein MTLTRVLAVTSEIYPIIKTGGLADVAGALPAALKAHDVEMRTLVPGYPAVMRTLPQAEEIRRWPDYFGGPARLLAGTHEGLDLFVLDAPHLYERPGNPYVTAEGTDWPDNGVRFAALSRIAADIGLGLVPSFVPDVVHAHDWQAGLLPAYLHYAGGPRPGTVMTIHNMAYQGKFAYGMLASFGLPPESFGLHGVEYFGGISFLKAGLQFADRITTVSPTYAQEIQGDEGGMGLGGLLRERSGVLSGILNGIDIGVWNPETDPHIAYRFGAKELQFRAANKAVLQKQFNLAPSADALLLGVISRLSWQKGLDLLLETIPTILGEGMQLALLGSGDADLQDRYQAAARAHPGRIAVVIGYDEILAHLIQAGSDALVVPSRFEPCGLTQLCALRYGAVPVVSRVGGLADTVVDIGEADSSGHDATGFKFAPVTAEGLAAALRKANLAFHDHLTWRRLQLSGMTTDVSWRNRAGEYAALYRRITAARR from the coding sequence ATGACGTTGACGCGCGTCCTTGCGGTCACATCGGAAATCTATCCGATCATCAAGACCGGCGGTCTTGCCGATGTCGCCGGCGCGCTGCCGGCCGCATTGAAAGCCCATGACGTCGAGATGCGGACGCTGGTGCCTGGCTATCCGGCCGTCATGCGGACGCTGCCGCAGGCGGAGGAAATCCGCCGCTGGCCGGATTATTTCGGCGGGCCGGCGCGCCTGCTCGCGGGCACGCATGAGGGGCTCGACCTCTTCGTGCTCGACGCACCACATCTCTACGAGCGGCCGGGCAACCCTTACGTCACCGCAGAGGGGACCGACTGGCCCGACAATGGCGTGCGCTTTGCGGCGCTGTCGCGCATCGCCGCCGATATCGGCCTCGGCCTCGTCCCTTCGTTCGTGCCTGACGTCGTGCATGCCCACGACTGGCAGGCGGGGCTGCTGCCGGCCTATTTGCACTATGCAGGCGGCCCCCGCCCGGGGACCGTGATGACCATTCACAACATGGCCTATCAAGGCAAGTTCGCCTACGGGATGCTTGCTTCGTTCGGCCTGCCGCCGGAGTCCTTTGGCCTCCACGGCGTCGAATATTTTGGCGGGATCAGCTTCCTGAAGGCCGGCCTGCAATTTGCCGACCGCATCACCACGGTGTCGCCGACCTACGCGCAGGAAATCCAGGGCGACGAGGGCGGCATGGGGCTCGGCGGCCTCTTGCGCGAGCGCTCCGGCGTGCTCAGCGGAATCCTCAACGGCATCGATATCGGCGTGTGGAATCCCGAGACCGACCCGCACATCGCCTATCGCTTCGGCGCGAAGGAGCTGCAATTCCGGGCCGCCAACAAGGCGGTCCTGCAAAAGCAGTTCAATCTCGCGCCGTCCGCGGACGCGCTTCTGCTCGGCGTGATCAGCCGGCTGTCCTGGCAGAAGGGCCTCGATCTCCTGCTCGAAACCATTCCGACGATTCTCGGCGAAGGCATGCAGCTCGCGCTGCTCGGCAGCGGCGATGCGGACCTCCAGGACCGCTATCAGGCCGCGGCACGCGCTCATCCCGGCCGCATCGCCGTCGTGATCGGCTATGACGAGATCCTTGCCCACCTCATTCAGGCGGGCTCCGACGCGCTTGTCGTGCCGTCGCGGTTCGAGCCATGCGGCCTCACCCAGCTTTGTGCGCTTCGCTACGGCGCCGTGCCGGTCGTCTCGCGCGTCGGCGGGCTTGCGGACACGGTGGTAGACATCGGCGAGGCCGACAGCAGCGGCCACGATGCAACCGGATTCAAGTTCGCCCCGGTGACGGCGGAAGGGCTCGCCGCCGCGCTACGCAAGGCGAACCTCGCCTTCCATGACCATTTGACCTGGCGCAGGCTGCAACTGAGCGGCATGACGACCGACGTCTCCTGGCGCAACCGGGCGGGCGAATATGCGGCACTCTACCGCAGGATTACCGCTGCGCGCCGGTAA
- the glgC gene encoding glucose-1-phosphate adenylyltransferase: MNRVGNEPLARQALAFVLAGGRGSRLLELTDRRAKPAVYFGGKSRIIDFALSNAVNSGIRRIAVATQYKAHSLIRHLQMGWNFFRPERNESFDILPASQRVSETMWYVGTADAVHQNIDIIESHGARFIVVLAGDHIYKMDYELMLRQHVDSRADVTVGCLEMPRTESSGFGIMHIDDNGIIQSFLEKPKDPPPMPGKPDMSLASMGIYVFDAKFLYEELKRDAADPNSSHDFGKDIIPYIVKNGRAVAHQFSSSCVRTGDDTRSYWRDVGTVDAYWAANIDLTDVVPELDLFDRSWPIWSYAEITPPAKFVHDEESRRGQAVSSLVSGGCIISGASLRRSLLFTGVRINSYANVENAVIMPYVNVGRGAQLRNVVIDRGVEIPEGLVVGEDPELDAKRFRTTEQGISLITQPMIDRLNA, from the coding sequence ATGAATCGTGTTGGAAATGAGCCGCTCGCGCGCCAAGCCCTGGCCTTCGTACTCGCCGGCGGACGAGGAAGCCGTCTTCTCGAGCTGACCGACCGGCGTGCCAAGCCCGCGGTCTATTTCGGTGGCAAATCCCGCATCATCGACTTCGCATTATCGAACGCCGTGAACTCCGGCATCCGCCGCATCGCGGTCGCGACCCAATATAAGGCCCACAGCCTGATCCGGCATCTCCAGATGGGCTGGAACTTCTTCCGTCCCGAGCGCAACGAGAGCTTTGACATCCTGCCCGCGAGCCAGCGCGTCTCGGAGACCATGTGGTATGTCGGAACTGCCGATGCCGTCCACCAAAACATCGACATCATCGAATCGCACGGTGCCCGCTTCATCGTGGTGCTCGCCGGCGATCACATCTACAAGATGGATTACGAGCTCATGCTGCGGCAGCACGTCGACAGCCGCGCCGACGTCACCGTCGGATGCCTCGAAATGCCGCGCACCGAGTCTTCCGGCTTCGGCATCATGCATATCGACGACAACGGCATCATCCAGTCGTTTCTCGAGAAGCCGAAAGACCCGCCGCCGATGCCCGGCAAGCCCGACATGTCGCTCGCCAGCATGGGCATCTACGTCTTCGACGCCAAGTTCCTGTACGAGGAGCTGAAGCGTGACGCCGCCGACCCGAACTCGAGCCATGATTTCGGCAAGGACATCATTCCCTATATCGTCAAGAACGGCCGCGCGGTGGCGCACCAGTTCTCGAGCTCGTGCGTCCGGACCGGGGACGACACGCGCTCCTATTGGCGCGACGTCGGCACCGTCGACGCCTACTGGGCCGCCAACATCGATCTCACCGACGTGGTGCCGGAGCTCGATCTGTTCGACCGCTCATGGCCGATCTGGTCTTATGCGGAGATCACGCCTCCCGCCAAGTTCGTGCACGACGAGGAGAGCCGGCGCGGACAGGCGGTGAGCTCGCTCGTATCGGGCGGATGCATCATCTCCGGCGCCTCGCTGCGGCGATCGCTGCTGTTCACGGGCGTGCGCATCAACTCCTATGCCAATGTCGAGAACGCCGTGATCATGCCTTACGTGAATGTCGGCCGCGGCGCGCAGCTCCGCAACGTCGTGATCGACCGTGGCGTCGAGATTCCGGAAGGGCTCGTCGTTGGTGAGGATCCCGAGCTCGACGCAAAACGGTTCCGCACCACCGAACAGGGCATCTCGCTCATTACGCAGCCGATGATCGACAGGCTGAACGCATGA
- a CDS encoding AAA family ATPase: MRTDELAFGQFRLDRANALLWRGPERVVLAPKPFEVLCCLIERPGELVTKEELLDAVWSDLHVSESSLAVAMNALRAALGDDRQSPSYIETVTRRGYRFIAPVTAASSSATERLEEPSEDVIDRRRQWRVGRTTALETLDTALHKVKAGQRQVVFITGEAGIGKTTLVQMALDRMACERPGVLHCDCNELFGTHEAFLPLIEALNERCRGEGDAAMLAAIREHAPTWLAQMPGFLGEGDRVAFQQELFGATRERMLREFADLLESIAAKRPWIIILEDLHWSDFATVDVLSRLARRDRKAAILVLATYRPMEVAVGGHPVKAVHQDLQIHGHATELALDRLTGSDVERYLALRFNSAEFAGELVERIFARTEGQPLFVTSLLDHLVAQGALVEDGGGWRLEREEAASHDSMPRDLQGMIARQIDHLTAEERSLLEVASAAGAEFSALHIAGVLDRNVLDVEQMCEELARAGRIILVAGATEWPSGEVSGRYAFQHALYQEMLYQRLAPARRVNTHVRLGVGLERGYGSQAAEVASVLARHFELGRDFPKATRYLAMAAEGSARRFSTREAANYLTRALDLVPHLPADVQVPTRLKLLLQRAWAWRAGGDFLNSLQDLGAIVAHAAENGLVREEVNALVDLSRFCLYIDRRRCLPFAEQALAKSRASDDAAFAALVRGNVANLKLMLRGWSREDAEFSAQASALISDAQDLSMRLRRCSMEMVLEFLRSNYPACIDATSRGKQLARVLGDVYLFVLYESVEAFASLYMGEWGALQQSVRSALAIAERNANPQARALCQLAIGWLHAAVGDHEIAARHAEEVTNPMLEANPFTFFLGRNLLVRAHLGTGNLTLARQHLDAVERRMQVDGVPIESLVMPQYLLNCCEYWIAAGDLDQAKAAAGRFHEVTRAAPDRPFLALCQEVMARIALLSGDAEIARRHLSEAVSTVRHAGLPYAAWRIYASLADFYAGRGEARKAANWRRHSDTVVNSLARSLAPDDPLRSLSFFARGATAGAADTCGRQPDINRETR, from the coding sequence GTGCGGACAGACGAGCTCGCCTTTGGCCAGTTCCGGCTCGATCGCGCCAACGCGCTGCTGTGGCGCGGACCGGAGCGCGTTGTGCTGGCGCCGAAACCTTTCGAGGTCCTCTGCTGCCTGATCGAGCGCCCCGGCGAGCTCGTGACCAAGGAAGAGCTGCTCGACGCGGTCTGGTCGGATCTGCATGTCAGCGAGTCGAGCCTCGCGGTCGCCATGAATGCGCTGCGTGCGGCGCTCGGTGACGACAGGCAGTCGCCCAGCTACATCGAGACGGTCACGCGACGCGGCTATCGCTTCATCGCGCCCGTCACCGCCGCATCGTCATCGGCCACCGAACGGCTGGAGGAGCCCTCCGAGGACGTCATCGACCGCAGACGGCAATGGCGCGTCGGACGCACGACGGCGCTCGAGACACTCGACACCGCGCTACACAAGGTAAAAGCCGGACAGCGTCAGGTCGTCTTCATTACGGGCGAAGCCGGAATAGGCAAGACGACGCTTGTTCAGATGGCTCTCGATCGCATGGCGTGCGAGAGACCCGGTGTGCTGCATTGCGATTGCAACGAATTGTTCGGCACCCATGAGGCTTTCCTGCCGCTGATCGAAGCCCTCAACGAACGATGCCGCGGCGAGGGCGACGCCGCGATGCTCGCTGCCATTCGCGAGCACGCGCCGACGTGGCTCGCCCAGATGCCGGGTTTCCTTGGTGAAGGCGATCGCGTCGCCTTCCAGCAGGAGCTTTTTGGCGCGACGCGGGAGCGCATGTTGCGTGAGTTCGCCGATCTCCTGGAGAGCATCGCCGCGAAACGGCCCTGGATCATCATCCTGGAAGACCTGCATTGGAGTGACTTTGCCACCGTGGATGTTCTGTCGCGCCTGGCGCGGCGGGACCGCAAGGCGGCGATCCTCGTTCTCGCCACCTATCGGCCGATGGAAGTCGCCGTCGGCGGACATCCGGTCAAGGCCGTCCACCAGGATCTCCAGATCCACGGACATGCAACCGAGCTCGCGCTCGATCGACTGACGGGGAGCGACGTCGAGCGCTACCTTGCCCTGCGCTTCAACTCGGCCGAATTCGCCGGCGAACTGGTCGAGCGCATCTTCGCGCGGACCGAGGGGCAGCCTTTGTTCGTAACGTCGCTCCTCGACCATCTCGTTGCCCAGGGCGCGCTCGTCGAGGATGGCGGCGGGTGGCGGCTGGAGCGCGAGGAGGCGGCCTCGCATGACAGCATGCCGCGCGATTTGCAGGGCATGATCGCGCGGCAGATCGATCACCTCACGGCCGAGGAACGCAGCCTGCTCGAGGTCGCAAGCGCGGCGGGGGCCGAGTTCTCGGCGCTGCACATTGCCGGCGTGCTCGATCGGAACGTGCTGGACGTGGAGCAGATGTGCGAGGAGCTGGCGCGTGCCGGGCGCATCATCCTCGTGGCCGGCGCGACCGAATGGCCGAGCGGAGAGGTCTCCGGTCGCTACGCGTTCCAGCACGCGCTGTACCAGGAGATGCTGTACCAGCGGCTGGCGCCTGCGCGCCGCGTGAACACTCACGTGCGGCTCGGTGTCGGTCTCGAGCGCGGGTATGGATCGCAAGCCGCGGAGGTCGCCTCGGTGCTCGCGCGTCACTTCGAGCTGGGGCGCGATTTTCCGAAGGCAACGCGCTATCTCGCCATGGCGGCCGAGGGCTCGGCGCGTCGGTTCAGCACGCGCGAGGCTGCGAACTACCTCACGCGCGCCCTGGATCTCGTGCCGCATCTGCCGGCCGACGTGCAGGTGCCGACGCGCCTGAAGCTGCTGCTGCAGCGCGCCTGGGCCTGGCGGGCCGGCGGCGACTTCCTGAACTCGCTGCAGGATCTCGGCGCGATCGTGGCCCATGCAGCGGAGAACGGCCTTGTTCGCGAGGAGGTGAACGCGCTGGTCGATCTCAGCAGGTTCTGCCTCTATATCGATCGGCGACGGTGTCTGCCCTTCGCCGAGCAGGCGCTGGCGAAGAGCCGGGCGAGCGATGACGCCGCATTCGCTGCCCTGGTCCGGGGCAACGTCGCCAATCTGAAGCTGATGCTGCGCGGCTGGAGCCGCGAGGACGCCGAGTTCTCGGCGCAGGCGTCGGCACTGATCTCGGACGCGCAGGACCTCAGCATGCGGCTGCGGCGCTGCTCCATGGAAATGGTGCTCGAGTTCCTGAGGTCGAACTATCCGGCCTGCATCGATGCGACGAGCAGGGGCAAGCAGCTCGCCCGCGTGCTCGGCGACGTCTACCTCTTCGTGCTCTATGAGTCCGTCGAAGCGTTCGCCTCCCTCTACATGGGCGAATGGGGGGCGCTGCAGCAGAGCGTTCGCTCTGCGCTCGCCATCGCGGAGCGGAACGCGAATCCGCAGGCGCGTGCCCTGTGCCAGCTCGCGATCGGATGGCTCCACGCCGCGGTGGGGGACCATGAGATCGCGGCGAGGCACGCGGAGGAAGTCACGAACCCGATGCTCGAGGCAAACCCGTTCACCTTCTTCCTCGGCAGGAATTTGCTGGTGCGCGCCCATCTCGGGACGGGCAACCTCACTCTGGCGCGGCAGCATCTCGATGCCGTCGAGCGTCGGATGCAGGTGGACGGTGTGCCGATCGAGTCGCTGGTCATGCCGCAGTACCTGCTGAATTGCTGCGAGTACTGGATCGCGGCCGGCGATCTCGACCAGGCAAAGGCGGCGGCCGGCCGGTTTCACGAGGTGACGCGCGCCGCGCCCGATCGGCCGTTCCTCGCGCTGTGCCAGGAGGTGATGGCGAGAATTGCGCTCCTGAGCGGCGATGCAGAGATCGCCAGGCGGCACCTGTCGGAGGCCGTCTCGACCGTTCGCCACGCCGGCCTGCCCTACGCGGCATGGCGGATCTACGCCTCGCTTGCAGACTTTTATGCAGGCCGTGGAGAGGCGCGGAAGGCGGCCAACTGGAGGCGCCACTCTGATACGGTTGTGAATTCGCTTGCGCGTTCGCTCGCGCCAGACGATCCGCTGCGCTCGCTGTCATTCTTCGCCCGCGGCGCGACTGCTGGTGCAGCGGACACTTGCGGCCGCCAGCCCGACATCAATCGGGAAACTCGCTGA
- a CDS encoding catalase family protein, whose amino-acid sequence MSADRYLRYDPSVEQPSPDEADAVRAIAASIERTSDATFKRFSHGIRQQHAKGVGFLRGELTVYDNLPAHLRQGLFAKPARYPIIVRLSTAFGLKSDRVRSPRGMAIKVLGVSGDKALKDDTSTNQDFLLVNHPSYMADAKAYLAAQTNVERNLNTPDIGFRIVGFFSRIAITVSNATGVPIPLLAKALGDPGNNILGETFHTEGTLRFGDYIARIRAVPVSDAVRKLTGQPSNDGDEIVRDSVTEFFQKNGAEYELRAQLCTDLKRTPVEDSSIDWPEDVAVPQPLGKITLPPQAANTSTRRDYANDVLSFDPWRCLADHQPLGSIMRLRRDAYRASRERRHKQNGPVPLPREPQDISEFPD is encoded by the coding sequence ATGTCAGCCGATCGATATCTTCGCTACGACCCCTCTGTCGAACAACCGAGTCCCGACGAGGCCGATGCCGTCCGGGCCATCGCCGCCTCGATCGAGCGGACCAGCGACGCCACCTTCAAGCGATTTAGCCACGGCATTCGTCAGCAACACGCCAAAGGCGTCGGCTTCCTGCGCGGCGAGCTGACCGTCTACGACAATCTGCCGGCGCATTTGCGTCAGGGCCTGTTCGCAAAGCCGGCCCGTTATCCGATTATCGTCCGCCTCTCCACCGCCTTCGGGCTCAAGAGCGATCGCGTTCGCTCGCCCCGCGGCATGGCGATCAAGGTCCTCGGTGTGTCCGGCGACAAGGCGCTTAAGGATGACACTTCGACCAACCAGGATTTCCTTCTCGTCAATCACCCGAGCTACATGGCCGATGCCAAGGCTTATTTGGCAGCCCAGACCAACGTCGAGCGCAACCTGAACACCCCCGACATCGGGTTCAGGATCGTGGGGTTCTTCTCCCGCATCGCCATTACGGTTTCGAACGCGACCGGTGTCCCTATACCATTGCTCGCGAAGGCGCTTGGCGACCCCGGCAACAACATCCTCGGCGAAACCTTTCACACCGAGGGCACGCTCCGCTTCGGCGACTATATCGCGAGGATCCGGGCGGTGCCGGTCTCGGATGCCGTGCGCAAGCTCACGGGCCAGCCCAGCAATGACGGCGACGAAATCGTGCGGGACTCGGTCACAGAGTTCTTTCAGAAGAATGGCGCAGAATATGAGCTGCGCGCGCAGCTCTGCACCGACCTGAAACGCACGCCGGTCGAGGATTCCTCGATCGATTGGCCAGAGGATGTCGCAGTACCGCAACCGCTGGGCAAGATCACCCTTCCTCCGCAAGCCGCCAATACCTCCACACGCCGCGACTACGCCAACGACGTCCTGTCGTTCGATCCCTGGCGTTGCCTGGCCGATCATCAGCCGCTCGGCTCGATCATGCGGCTGCGCAGGGATGCCTATCGCGCGTCTCGCGAGCGCCGGCACAAGCAGAACGGACCGGTCCCGCTGCCCAGAGAACCGCAAGACATCAGCGAGTTTCCCGATTGA